Genomic window (Leptospira bouyouniensis):
CCATTCTTCATTTCGAAAGGCACTAGATTACGTTGCTGAACACTTTGCTCTCGAAGAAGATATATTAGAACATTTTAATTACCCTAATTTTAAAGAACATGTACAAGGTCATAGAAAATTTGTAGAAAAACTCACAGAAAAATACTATGAAGCTAAAAATAGCCAAATGGCTGCCCTTGGGATTTTGCAAATTTTAAAAAAATGGTTATTCCAACATATCTTACATGATGATACAGATTATGCTGAATTTTTTAAAGCGTCAAATGTTGATTTGAAATCATATTGCAACCAAATATTGAAATCAGGTAAATATCCAATTTCAAAAGAACAACTTTTGATTTATCAAAATATTGTTCAAATGGATACAACAACTATATCACTACATGAACAATCAATTGATACAATCCAAGAAATTAGAAACATTTGGAAAACATATAATTTATCGACTGGAATTCCCATTATCGATTTGCAACATATCTGGTTGTTAAAGATGATTGTAGAACTTGATCACTCATTAAAGTTAGGTGATGGATCAAGCGAAACATTCCATAAGGTGATCGCAGAAGCGATAGAGTATACTAAAGATCATTTTAGTGTGGAAGATAAAATTATGCGATATTTTCGGTATACTGATGTTGTCCAACATATGAACCAACACAAACGGTTTATTGAATTTATCAAAATGAGAAATGATGAATACAAATTAGGAAATCCAAGGGTGGGATT
Coding sequences:
- a CDS encoding bacteriohemerythrin — encoded protein: MQKDSSAHLDSLRITWLSEPFHLGIPIIDLQHVWLVHIILELEEEIVDAEKNDTDVEVHSSFRKALDYVAEHFALEEDILEHFNYPNFKEHVQGHRKFVEKLTEKYYEAKNSQMAALGILQILKKWLFQHILHDDTDYAEFFKASNVDLKSYCNQILKSGKYPISKEQLLIYQNIVQMDTTTISLHEQSIDTIQEIRNIWKTYNLSTGIPIIDLQHIWLLKMIVELDHSLKLGDGSSETFHKVIAEAIEYTKDHFSVEDKIMRYFRYTDVVQHMNQHKRFIEFIKMRNDEYKLGNPRVGLHLVQDLRNWLLSHIALEDKKIGIAFEARVRELSEFTKKLHQTGEIGISREQKNLYKLVLQSAPDPLD